One Polaribacter sp. KT25b DNA segment encodes these proteins:
- the murG gene encoding undecaprenyldiphospho-muramoylpentapeptide beta-N-acetylglucosaminyltransferase, with the protein MKPYNILISGGGTGGHIYPALAIANEIKVRYPDANFLFVGAKDRMEMEKVPQAGYEIKGLWISGIQRKLTVDNLSFPFKLISSLWKANKIIKQFKPDIAIGTGGYASGPTLIMANRKNIPTLIQEQNSFPGITNKMLSKKANKICVAYDNLERFFPSDKIIKTGNPVRQDLLTIHSKTDEGKDFFSLDKKKKTILVLGGSLGARKINQLVESNLEFFKNQNVQVLWQCGKLYFDEYKKYDGLENVQVHQFVNRMDFAYAASDIIISRAGASSVSELCIVGKPVVFIPSPNVSEDHQTKNAKSIADKHGAILLRESELETFPIVFETLLKDRGKQEGLSENIKELALPGATTSIVNEIEKLLRK; encoded by the coding sequence ATGAAACCATATAATATACTTATTTCTGGAGGAGGAACAGGAGGTCATATCTATCCTGCATTAGCAATTGCTAACGAAATTAAAGTGCGTTATCCTGATGCAAATTTTTTGTTTGTTGGCGCAAAAGACAGAATGGAAATGGAGAAAGTTCCGCAAGCGGGATATGAAATAAAAGGTTTATGGATTTCTGGAATTCAAAGAAAATTAACGGTTGATAATTTGTCTTTTCCTTTTAAACTGATAAGTAGTTTATGGAAAGCAAATAAAATAATTAAGCAATTTAAGCCAGATATTGCAATTGGTACTGGTGGTTATGCAAGTGGGCCAACATTGATAATGGCAAATAGAAAAAATATTCCAACGTTAATTCAGGAACAGAATTCTTTTCCAGGAATTACGAATAAAATGTTGAGTAAAAAGGCGAATAAAATTTGTGTTGCTTACGATAATTTAGAACGTTTTTTTCCTTCGGATAAAATAATAAAAACAGGAAATCCTGTTCGTCAAGATTTGCTAACGATTCATTCTAAAACTGATGAAGGAAAAGATTTTTTCAGTTTAGATAAGAAAAAGAAAACCATTTTAGTTTTAGGTGGAAGTTTAGGAGCGCGAAAAATAAATCAATTAGTAGAAAGTAATTTAGAGTTTTTTAAAAATCAAAATGTTCAAGTGCTTTGGCAATGTGGAAAACTTTATTTTGATGAATATAAAAAGTATGATGGATTAGAAAACGTTCAAGTTCATCAATTTGTAAATAGAATGGATTTTGCTTATGCAGCGTCTGATATTATTATTTCTAGAGCAGGCGCAAGTTCTGTTTCCGAATTATGTATTGTAGGTAAACCGGTTGTTTTTATTCCGTCTCCAAATGTATCGGAAGATCATCAAACAAAAAATGCAAAATCGATTGCAGATAAACACGGAGCAATATTATTGCGTGAAAGTGAGTTAGAAACGTTTCCAATTGTATTTGAAACGCTTTTAAAAGATAGAGGAAAACAAGAAGGTTTATCAGAAAATATAAAAGAATTAGCGTTGCCAGGAGCAACAACATCGATTGTTAATGAAATTGAAAAATTATTAAGAAAGTGA
- a CDS encoding FtsW/RodA/SpoVE family cell cycle protein — MKTIFKHIKGDKTIWAIFAVLAIFSFMPVYSASTNLVYVVGSGSTLGYLVKHMVLLIMGFGIIYGVHKIPYRYFSGGSVIMLPVVIVLLIFTLTQGTTIGGANASRWINIPFVGIGFQTSTLAGLVLMVYVARYLARNKEKEIKFKESLIQLWLPVAAVLVLILPANFSTTAIIFVMILMVTFIGGYPIKYIGLILGIGFVFLMFFVLVAKAFPDAMPNRVQTWQNRIENFSNPDEKEAYQVEKAKIAIAMGGPIGVGPGKSVQKNFLPQSSSDFIYAIIIEEYGLAGGLLVISIYFLLFFRMFVVIRKTTTIFGTLLVVGVGCPIIFQATINMAVATNLFPVTGQTLPLISSGGTSIWMTCFALGMILSVSASKEETEEDILDDNPLDILHETI; from the coding sequence ATGAAAACCATTTTTAAACATATAAAAGGAGATAAAACCATTTGGGCAATTTTTGCCGTTTTGGCAATATTCTCGTTTATGCCTGTCTATAGTGCAAGCACAAACTTGGTGTATGTTGTAGGTTCTGGTTCTACTTTGGGGTATTTAGTAAAACACATGGTTTTATTAATTATGGGCTTTGGTATTATTTACGGAGTTCATAAAATTCCGTATAGATATTTTTCTGGTGGATCCGTTATCATGTTGCCAGTTGTAATTGTTTTATTGATTTTTACATTAACACAAGGAACTACGATTGGTGGGGCAAATGCAAGTAGGTGGATTAATATTCCTTTTGTTGGTATTGGTTTTCAAACATCAACTTTAGCTGGTTTAGTGTTAATGGTTTATGTAGCAAGATATTTGGCGAGAAATAAAGAGAAAGAAATTAAATTTAAAGAAAGTCTAATACAGCTTTGGTTACCAGTAGCTGCTGTTTTAGTTTTAATTTTACCTGCAAATTTCTCTACAACAGCTATCATTTTTGTAATGATTTTAATGGTAACTTTTATAGGTGGTTATCCAATAAAATATATAGGATTAATTTTAGGAATTGGGTTTGTATTTCTAATGTTTTTTGTACTAGTAGCAAAAGCGTTTCCAGACGCAATGCCTAATAGAGTGCAAACTTGGCAAAATAGAATTGAAAATTTTTCAAATCCGGATGAAAAAGAAGCATATCAAGTAGAAAAAGCTAAGATTGCAATTGCAATGGGAGGTCCTATTGGAGTTGGTCCAGGTAAAAGTGTTCAGAAAAACTTTTTACCACAATCTTCGTCAGATTTTATTTATGCAATTATTATTGAAGAATATGGTTTGGCAGGAGGTCTTTTAGTGATTTCGATTTACTTTTTACTATTCTTTAGAATGTTTGTGGTGATTAGAAAAACAACAACGATTTTCGGAACATTATTAGTTGTTGGCGTTGGTTGCCCAATTATATTTCAAGCAACCATTAATATGGCAGTTGCTACCAATTTATTTCCTGTAACTGGGCAAACTTTACCGCTAATTAGTAGTGGAGGAACTTCTATTTGGATGACGTGTTTTGCATTAGGAATGATTCTAAGTGTGAGCGCATCAAAAGAAGAAACAGAAGAAGATATTTTAGACGATAACCCTTTAGATATTTTACATGAAACCATATAA
- the ftsA gene encoding cell division protein FtsA yields MENNKIAVGLDIGTTKIVAMIGRKNEYGKIEVVGIGKAKSLGVKRGVVSNITQTIQSIQQAVEEAESVSGLKIEDVVVGIAGQHIRSLHHSDYITRVNADEVIENVDIQDLENQVHKLVMLPGEEIIHVLPQEFKVDSQADIKEPIGMYGGRLEANFHVVVGQVSSIRNIGRCVKSAGLGLSDITLEPLASAAAVLSQEEKEAGVALIDIGGGTTDLAIFKDGIIRHTAVIPFGGNVITDDIKEGCSIIEKQAELLKIKFGSAWPGENKETEIVSIPGLRGREPKEITLKNLSKIIHARVQEIIEHVYLEIKNYGHETSKGKLIAGIVLTGGGSQLKHLRQLVEYITGMDARIGFPNEHLAGDSDEVLSSPAYATAVGLLMVGLDKTIKEEEKKEEVVPEVKIEPEPVLEIEPEPIVEKKLKPKKKSFFEKFTEGLKDFLDNAE; encoded by the coding sequence ATGGAAAACAATAAAATAGCTGTTGGTTTAGATATTGGTACCACCAAAATTGTTGCCATGATTGGTCGTAAAAACGAGTATGGTAAGATTGAGGTTGTAGGTATTGGAAAGGCTAAAAGTTTAGGCGTAAAGCGTGGTGTAGTTAGTAATATTACACAAACGATTCAATCTATACAGCAAGCGGTAGAAGAAGCAGAAAGTGTTTCTGGGCTTAAAATAGAAGATGTTGTTGTTGGTATTGCAGGGCAACATATTAGAAGTTTACATCACAGTGATTATATTACAAGAGTAAATGCAGATGAGGTAATTGAAAATGTTGATATTCAAGATCTAGAGAATCAAGTGCATAAATTGGTAATGTTGCCAGGAGAAGAAATTATACATGTTTTACCTCAAGAGTTTAAGGTAGATTCTCAAGCAGATATTAAAGAACCAATAGGTATGTATGGTGGTCGTTTAGAGGCTAATTTTCATGTAGTTGTTGGGCAAGTTTCTTCAATTAGAAATATTGGACGTTGTGTAAAAAGTGCAGGTTTAGGCTTAAGTGATATTACTTTAGAGCCTTTAGCATCTGCAGCAGCAGTTTTAAGTCAAGAAGAAAAAGAAGCAGGAGTTGCTTTAATAGATATAGGTGGTGGAACAACAGATTTGGCTATTTTTAAAGACGGAATTATTAGACACACAGCTGTAATTCCTTTTGGAGGTAATGTTATTACTGATGATATAAAAGAAGGTTGCTCTATTATAGAAAAACAAGCTGAATTATTAAAAATTAAATTTGGATCTGCTTGGCCTGGAGAAAATAAAGAAACAGAAATAGTTTCTATTCCAGGTTTAAGAGGTAGAGAACCTAAAGAAATCACATTAAAAAATTTATCAAAAATTATACATGCTAGAGTGCAAGAAATTATTGAGCATGTATATTTAGAAATAAAAAATTACGGACACGAAACTTCAAAAGGAAAACTAATTGCAGGTATTGTATTAACAGGAGGAGGTTCTCAATTAAAACATTTACGTCAATTAGTAGAATATATTACTGGTATGGATGCAAGAATTGGTTTTCCTAATGAGCATTTAGCTGGTGATTCTGATGAAGTATTGTCTAGCCCAGCATATGCAACAGCAGTTGGTTTGTTAATGGTAGGTTTAGATAAAACGATTAAAGAAGAAGAAAAAAAAGAAGAGGTTGTGCCAGAAGTTAAAATTGAGCCAGAACCTGTTTTAGAAATAGAACCAGAGCCAATAGTTGAAAAAAAACTAAAGCCAAAAAAGAAATCTTTTTTCGAAAAATTTACAGAAGGATTAAAGGATTTTTTAGATAATGCTGAATGA
- the murD gene encoding UDP-N-acetylmuramoyl-L-alanine--D-glutamate ligase — MKNQDKHTIPVLHPSGERGFLVILGGGESGVGTAILGKQKGYDVFVSDKGSISKKYKEVLLNNEIDFEENQHTESKIVNADVVMKSPGIPDKVALIQKLKQNSIPVISEIEFAAQFTDANIIGITGSNGKTTTTLLVHHILKKAGLSVGVAGNIGDSFAQQVAEESFENYVLELSSFQLDGIENFNSHIAILTNITPDHLDRYEYDFNKYIASKFKITKNQKETDYLIYDADDEAINNWLKVNKTSAKLVPFSLEKELEYGAYIKDNNIIINITKDNINMPISALSIKGKHNTKNAMAATMAAQLLKVRKQSIMESLEDFEGAEHRLENVAKIRDVEYINDSKATNVNATFYALECMEKPTVWIVGGVDKGNDYNDLLALVREKVKAIVCLGLDNDKIKNTFGNVVDIIVETAGAEEAVKVSQKLSERGDAVLLSPACASFDLFDNYEDRGRQFKDAVRNL, encoded by the coding sequence ATGAAAAACCAAGATAAACATACGATTCCAGTTTTACATCCTTCGGGGGAAAGAGGATTTCTTGTAATTCTTGGTGGTGGAGAAAGTGGCGTTGGAACTGCAATTTTAGGAAAGCAAAAAGGATATGATGTTTTTGTTTCTGATAAAGGCAGTATATCCAAAAAATATAAAGAAGTTCTTTTAAATAATGAGATTGATTTTGAGGAAAATCAACATACAGAAAGCAAAATAGTAAATGCTGATGTTGTAATGAAAAGTCCTGGAATTCCAGATAAAGTTGCATTGATTCAAAAATTGAAACAAAATTCGATTCCTGTTATTTCAGAAATTGAATTCGCGGCTCAATTTACGGATGCAAATATTATTGGAATTACAGGGTCAAACGGAAAAACTACGACAACTTTATTAGTGCATCATATTTTAAAGAAGGCGGGTTTAAGTGTTGGGGTTGCGGGAAATATTGGAGACAGTTTTGCACAACAAGTTGCAGAAGAATCCTTTGAGAATTATGTATTAGAATTAAGTAGTTTTCAGTTAGATGGAATTGAGAATTTTAATAGTCATATTGCAATTTTGACCAATATTACACCAGATCATTTAGATAGATATGAATATGATTTTAATAAATATATAGCATCAAAATTTAAAATTACAAAAAATCAAAAAGAAACAGATTATTTAATTTACGATGCAGATGACGAAGCCATAAATAACTGGTTAAAAGTAAATAAAACAAGCGCAAAATTAGTTCCGTTTTCGCTTGAAAAAGAATTAGAGTACGGAGCGTATATAAAAGACAACAATATAATTATCAATATTACTAAAGATAACATTAATATGCCAATATCAGCATTATCAATTAAAGGAAAACACAATACTAAAAATGCCATGGCGGCAACAATGGCTGCTCAATTATTAAAAGTTAGAAAGCAGTCCATAATGGAAAGTTTAGAAGATTTTGAAGGAGCAGAACATCGTTTAGAAAATGTAGCAAAAATTAGAGATGTAGAATATATAAACGATTCTAAAGCTACAAATGTAAATGCTACTTTTTATGCATTAGAATGTATGGAAAAACCTACAGTTTGGATTGTTGGTGGTGTAGATAAAGGAAATGATTATAACGATTTATTGGCTTTAGTTAGAGAAAAAGTGAAGGCAATTGTTTGTTTAGGTCTTGATAATGATAAAATTAAAAACACATTTGGCAATGTCGTTGATATTATTGTAGAAACTGCCGGTGCAGAAGAGGCTGTAAAAGTTTCTCAAAAGTTATCAGAAAGAGGTGATGCAGTTTTATTGTCTCCTGCTTGTGCAAGTTTCGATTTGTTTGATAATTATGAAGATAGAGGTCGTCAATTTAAAGATGCAGTAAGAAATCTTTAA
- a CDS encoding UDP-N-acetylmuramoyl-L-alanyl-D-glutamate--2,6-diaminopimelate ligase, with product MKNLKDILYKVSIHQVFGSTDVAINQLVFDSRKIEKNDVFVAQKGVSVDGHLYIDKAISLGATVIICEDFPSDKKQGITYIQVEDSNVALAIMASNFYENPSSRFPLIGVTGTNGKTTIASLLYQLFYKAGYKVGLLSTVKILVDEAEFKATHTTPDSVTINRYLDMMLEAGVEYCFMEVSSHGIHQKRTEGLTFAGGIFTNLSHDHLDYHDTFAEYRDVKKSFFDSLPKSAFALTNIDDKNGDFMLQNTKAKKKTYALKTIADYKSKILEKQISGTLISVDGTEVWTKLIGVFNIYNLTAIIATAELLGLEKLEVLTIVSQLESISGRFQYVMSDDGITAIIDYAHTPDALKNVLETINDIRTGNEKVITVVGCGGDRDKTKRPKMAHIASQLSSQAIFTSDNPRTENAQTILDEMETGVFAENYRKTLTVLDRRQAIKTACKLSEIGDIILIAGKGHENYQEINGIRSHFDDLEEVTNCFNQLKKN from the coding sequence CTGAAAAACTTAAAAGACATATTATATAAGGTTTCAATTCATCAAGTATTTGGTAGCACAGATGTTGCTATAAATCAGCTTGTTTTCGATTCTAGAAAAATTGAAAAGAACGATGTTTTTGTTGCTCAAAAAGGAGTTTCTGTTGATGGTCATTTGTATATTGATAAAGCAATTTCTTTAGGTGCAACTGTTATTATTTGTGAAGATTTTCCTTCGGATAAAAAACAAGGAATTACATATATTCAAGTTGAAGATTCAAATGTTGCTTTGGCAATTATGGCTTCTAATTTTTATGAGAATCCTTCTAGTAGATTTCCTTTAATTGGGGTTACTGGCACAAATGGGAAAACTACTATCGCATCACTTTTATATCAGTTGTTTTATAAAGCGGGTTATAAAGTTGGATTACTTTCTACCGTTAAGATTTTGGTTGATGAAGCCGAATTTAAAGCAACACATACAACGCCAGATTCTGTTACCATAAACAGGTATTTAGATATGATGTTAGAAGCTGGAGTTGAATATTGTTTTATGGAAGTGAGTTCTCATGGAATTCATCAGAAAAGAACAGAAGGATTAACATTTGCTGGCGGAATTTTCACCAACCTTTCGCACGATCATTTAGATTATCACGATACGTTCGCAGAATATAGAGATGTAAAAAAATCATTTTTCGATTCTTTGCCAAAATCGGCTTTTGCTTTAACAAATATCGATGATAAAAATGGCGACTTTATGTTGCAAAATACCAAAGCAAAAAAGAAAACCTACGCTTTAAAAACAATAGCAGATTACAAATCTAAAATTTTAGAAAAGCAAATTTCCGGAACTTTAATTTCTGTGGATGGCACTGAGGTTTGGACCAAATTAATAGGCGTTTTTAATATTTACAATTTAACTGCAATTATTGCTACAGCAGAATTATTAGGATTAGAAAAGTTAGAGGTTTTAACAATTGTAAGTCAGTTAGAAAGTATAAGTGGTCGTTTTCAATATGTAATGTCTGATGACGGAATTACTGCAATAATCGATTATGCACATACGCCAGATGCATTAAAAAATGTGTTAGAAACCATTAATGATATTAGAACAGGAAACGAAAAAGTAATTACAGTTGTGGGTTGTGGTGGTGATAGAGATAAAACTAAAAGACCAAAAATGGCGCATATTGCTTCTCAATTAAGCAGTCAAGCAATTTTTACTTCGGATAATCCGAGAACAGAAAATGCACAAACCATTTTAGATGAAATGGAAACAGGTGTTTTTGCAGAAAATTATAGAAAAACATTAACAGTTTTAGATAGAAGACAGGCTATAAAAACAGCGTGTAAATTATCAGAAATTGGAGACATTATATTGATTGCTGGAAAAGGACATGAAAATTATCAAGAAATAAACGGAATTCGTTCTCATTTTGATGATTTAGAGGAGGTTACTAATTGTTTTAATCAATTAAAAAAGAACTAG
- the murC gene encoding UDP-N-acetylmuramate--L-alanine ligase: protein MNLENIHNIYFIGIGGIGMSAIARYFATNGKLVAGYDKTPSQITASLEELGVEIHFEDTVKNIPSSFFNKEETLVVFTPAVPKNHLEFNYFLDNNFTVLKRAEILGKITASTFCLAVAGTHGKTTTSSILGHIMHQEKATSFLGGISENYNSNLILGDDKISVVEADEFDRSFMQLSPNIACITSMDADHLDIYGDAKELEKTFLDFSKKVSDTLIVAKGLPLKGLTYAINEDADFKAFNVKIESGKYIFDVQTPSEIVKNIEFHLPGKHNVMNALAALAMADVYGVSLENIKQSLSTFKGVKRRFSYKIKTEDFVLIDDYAHHPTEINAVENSIREMYPDEKVLVVFQPHLFSRTRDFIDDFAKVLSKFDEILLLDIYPARELPIAGIDSDWLLSKINNEHKKLTQKNNLIKDIKNSSAKVVVMLGAGDIGVMIHEVMNHFLNADKYEV from the coding sequence GTGAATTTAGAAAATATACATAACATTTATTTCATCGGAATTGGTGGCATCGGAATGAGCGCAATTGCTCGTTATTTTGCTACTAATGGAAAACTGGTGGCTGGTTATGACAAAACTCCTTCTCAAATAACTGCTAGTTTAGAAGAGTTAGGTGTTGAAATTCATTTTGAAGATACTGTAAAAAATATTCCAAGTTCTTTTTTTAATAAAGAGGAAACATTGGTGGTGTTTACGCCTGCAGTTCCTAAAAACCATTTGGAGTTCAATTACTTTTTAGATAATAATTTTACAGTTCTAAAAAGAGCAGAAATTTTAGGAAAAATAACGGCAAGTACTTTTTGTTTGGCGGTTGCTGGTACACATGGAAAAACAACTACTTCTTCTATTTTAGGGCATATTATGCATCAAGAAAAAGCGACCTCTTTTTTAGGCGGAATCTCAGAAAATTACAACTCAAATCTAATTCTAGGAGATGATAAAATTTCTGTGGTAGAAGCAGATGAGTTTGATAGATCATTTATGCAATTGAGTCCTAATATTGCCTGTATAACTTCTATGGATGCAGATCATTTAGATATTTATGGTGATGCAAAAGAATTAGAAAAGACATTTTTAGATTTCTCTAAAAAAGTTTCTGACACCTTAATTGTTGCGAAAGGTTTGCCTTTAAAAGGGTTAACGTATGCTATAAATGAAGATGCAGATTTCAAAGCTTTTAATGTAAAAATTGAAAGTGGAAAATATATTTTTGATGTTCAAACTCCATCAGAAATTGTAAAAAATATTGAGTTTCATTTACCAGGAAAACACAATGTAATGAATGCTCTGGCTGCTTTGGCAATGGCAGATGTTTATGGAGTTTCGTTAGAGAATATCAAACAGAGCTTATCAACTTTTAAAGGTGTAAAACGTAGATTTTCTTATAAAATTAAAACCGAAGATTTTGTATTGATTGATGATTATGCACATCATCCAACAGAAATAAATGCTGTAGAAAATTCAATTAGAGAAATGTATCCAGATGAAAAAGTGTTGGTTGTTTTTCAGCCACATTTATTTTCTAGAACCAGAGATTTTATTGATGATTTTGCAAAAGTACTTTCAAAGTTTGATGAAATTTTATTATTAGATATTTATCCTGCAAGGGAATTGCCAATTGCTGGCATAGATTCTGATTGGTTATTGAGTAAAATTAATAACGAGCATAAAAAATTGACGCAAAAAAATAATTTAATAAAAGATATTAAAAATTCATCAGCAAAAGTAGTGGTAATGTTAGGTGCTGGTGATATTGGAGTGATGATACATGAAGTTATGAACCATTTTTTAAATGCTGATAAATATGAAGTTTAA
- the mraY gene encoding phospho-N-acetylmuramoyl-pentapeptide-transferase, whose protein sequence is MLYYIFEYLNSQFNLPGAGVFQYITFRAASAFILSLLISAIYGRRIINFLHRQQVGETVRDLGLEGQKQKTGTPTMGGIIIILATLIPVFLLAKLDNIYIVILIITTVWMGLIGFLDDYIKVFKKDKDGLSGKFKVLGQVGLGVIVGSMLYFNDGVTIKEQLPVKDQLVQENGRKTVYGKAHKSTKTTVPFFKDNELEYSKAFNFLGDGYEKYGWIVFILVTVFIVTGVSNGANLTDGIDGLAAGSSAIIVVTLAVFAWVSGNIIFADYLDVMYIPNSGEMTVFILAFAGALIGFLWYNTYPAQVFMGDTGSLTIGGIIAVIAISIRKELLLPILAGVFVVENLSVIMQVFWFKYTRKKFGEGRRIFRMAPLHHHFQKKSYHESKIVVRFWIIGILLAVFTIVTLKLR, encoded by the coding sequence ATGCTGTATTATATATTCGAATATTTAAATAGTCAATTTAATTTACCAGGAGCAGGTGTGTTTCAGTACATCACATTTAGAGCGGCATCAGCTTTTATTTTGTCTTTGTTGATATCAGCAATTTATGGTAGAAGAATTATTAATTTTTTACATAGACAACAAGTAGGAGAAACTGTTAGAGATTTAGGTTTAGAGGGGCAAAAGCAAAAAACAGGTACTCCAACAATGGGAGGGATTATTATCATTTTGGCAACATTAATCCCTGTGTTTTTATTGGCGAAATTAGATAATATTTATATTGTAATTCTAATTATTACCACTGTGTGGATGGGTTTAATTGGTTTTTTAGATGATTATATAAAAGTATTTAAAAAAGACAAAGACGGTTTAAGTGGTAAATTTAAAGTTCTTGGTCAAGTGGGATTAGGAGTTATTGTTGGTTCAATGTTGTACTTTAATGATGGTGTAACTATTAAAGAACAATTGCCTGTAAAAGATCAGTTAGTTCAAGAAAACGGTAGAAAAACTGTTTATGGAAAAGCTCATAAATCAACAAAAACAACGGTTCCGTTTTTTAAAGATAACGAATTAGAATATTCAAAAGCATTCAACTTTTTAGGAGATGGTTATGAAAAATATGGTTGGATCGTTTTTATTTTAGTGACCGTTTTTATTGTTACAGGAGTTTCTAACGGAGCTAATTTAACAGACGGAATTGATGGTTTAGCAGCAGGTTCATCAGCAATTATTGTAGTTACACTTGCGGTTTTTGCCTGGGTTTCTGGTAATATCATTTTTGCTGATTATCTAGATGTAATGTACATTCCTAATTCTGGAGAAATGACAGTTTTTATTCTTGCTTTTGCTGGAGCTTTAATTGGGTTTTTGTGGTACAATACCTATCCTGCTCAAGTTTTTATGGGTGATACGGGAAGTTTAACAATTGGCGGAATTATAGCTGTTATTGCAATTTCAATCCGAAAAGAATTATTGTTGCCAATTTTAGCAGGAGTTTTTGTAGTAGAAAACTTATCTGTAATCATGCAAGTTTTTTGGTTTAAGTACACAAGAAAGAAATTTGGAGAAGGCAGAAGAATCTTTAGAATGGCACCTTTGCATCATCATTTTCAAAAAAAGAGTTACCATGAAAGTAAAATTGTAGTCCGTTTTTGGATTATCGGAATTTTATTAGCAGTATTTACAATTGTAACACTAAAATTAAGGTAA
- a CDS encoding cell division protein FtsQ/DivIB, whose protein sequence is MKFKQFLKYMLFVVLIVGLGVLYGFSSARNSQIKIGEPVIEIDEGGNNFLTHLMVHKLLIQNSETISNNTKSMINLYGLENTVLKNPYVENAAVFLTVDGQLKTVIKQRTPVARIVSKNDSYYVDKQGVKIPLSNNYSARVLLVSGIENDGEIIEVLPLISFILKDDFLQKEIVGIEKSDVNEYQFSVRSGDYKIDFGNLSQIDIKFKKLKAFYNKTFKDKTIKSYSVINVKYHNQVVCTK, encoded by the coding sequence ATGAAGTTTAAACAATTTTTAAAATACATGTTGTTTGTAGTGTTAATAGTTGGTTTAGGGGTGTTGTATGGTTTTTCATCAGCAAGAAATAGTCAAATAAAAATTGGCGAACCCGTTATAGAAATTGATGAAGGAGGTAATAATTTTTTAACACATTTAATGGTTCATAAATTGTTAATACAAAATAGCGAAACTATTAGTAACAATACAAAATCTATGATAAATTTGTATGGTTTGGAAAATACGGTTCTTAAAAACCCATATGTTGAAAATGCAGCCGTTTTTTTAACGGTAGATGGGCAATTAAAAACAGTTATAAAACAACGTACTCCTGTAGCAAGAATTGTATCAAAAAATGATTCTTATTATGTTGATAAACAAGGTGTAAAGATTCCTTTGTCAAATAATTATTCTGCTAGGGTTCTGCTGGTTTCTGGAATAGAAAATGATGGGGAAATCATTGAAGTTTTGCCCTTAATTTCTTTTATTTTAAAAGATGATTTTTTGCAAAAAGAGATCGTTGGAATTGAGAAATCTGACGTTAATGAATATCAATTTTCTGTAAGAAGTGGAGATTATAAAATCGATTTTGGAAATTTATCTCAAATTGATATCAAATTTAAGAAGTTAAAAGCGTTTTATAATAAAACATTTAAAGATAAAACGATTAAAAGTTATAGCGTAATAAATGTAAAATATCACAACCAAGTTGTGTGCACAAAATAA